The following proteins are co-located in the Sporolactobacillus pectinivorans genome:
- a CDS encoding IS3 family transposase gives MLCPPFRLILCPTERGGRDLKKSHAHLHARPVIRYRFIHAHRNEHSVVLMCRVLNVSKSGYYKWASDERQNRPTEREKSRETLKRKIKSYFEQKEQRYGSPRIHRYLTRKGFCVSLKTVARYMKAMGLKAVPEHRYVVTTDSKHDLRVYPNLLSRQFHQEAPNQAWATDMTYIWTLEGWVYLASVIDLFSRKVIGWHMAESMTKELPLQALKLAIHKRRPGEGLIHHSDRGSQYCSNDYVDVLKQAKMQISMSHKGDPYDNACMESFHATLKKKLVYRRRFITRAEAIQSINHYIHDYNTQRMHSTLDYWSPSQFEAMYLKNQAG, from the coding sequence TTGCTGTGTCCACCATTTAGACTAATTTTATGCCCGACTGAAAGAGGAGGTCGAGATCTTAAAAAAAGCCATGCACATCTTCACGCAAGGCCAGTCATAAGGTACAGGTTCATTCATGCTCATCGAAATGAACATTCTGTCGTGCTGATGTGCCGAGTTCTGAACGTATCGAAGAGCGGTTACTATAAGTGGGCCAGTGACGAACGACAAAACAGGCCGACAGAGCGGGAGAAGTCCCGTGAAACGCTGAAGCGGAAAATCAAGTCCTATTTTGAGCAGAAAGAGCAGCGGTATGGCAGCCCGCGTATTCACCGCTACTTGACCCGCAAGGGCTTTTGCGTTTCGCTCAAGACCGTGGCACGCTATATGAAGGCGATGGGATTGAAGGCCGTGCCGGAACACCGGTATGTTGTGACCACCGACTCGAAGCATGATCTGAGGGTCTACCCGAATCTGTTGAGCCGCCAGTTCCATCAGGAAGCACCTAACCAGGCCTGGGCCACGGATATGACCTATATCTGGACACTGGAGGGCTGGGTGTACCTGGCTTCGGTGATCGATTTGTTCTCACGAAAGGTGATCGGCTGGCACATGGCAGAGTCAATGACCAAGGAACTTCCGCTGCAGGCACTTAAGCTGGCCATTCACAAGCGGAGACCGGGTGAGGGGCTGATTCATCACTCTGACCGAGGGTCTCAGTACTGCTCCAACGACTACGTCGATGTGTTAAAACAGGCCAAGATGCAGATCAGTATGAGTCATAAGGGTGATCCCTACGACAACGCCTGCATGGAATCCTTTCACGCAACGCTGAAAAAGAAACTGGTTTACCGCCGGCGTTTCATCACACGGGCAGAGGCAATCCAGTCGATCAATCACTACATCCATGATTACAACACCCAGCGGATGCATTCCACTCTGGACTACTGGTCACCCAGTCAATTTGAGGCCATGTACCTGAAGAACCAGGCGGGATAA